The following is a genomic window from Armatimonadota bacterium.
TGAAGCGCCTCGGCGAAGCGCTTGTGGAGTACTACAAGCAGGTGGCGAGGAGCCTGGCGCGGGCCGGCGTGGACGGGTGGCTCACGAGCGACGACCTGGGCGCGCAGAAGGCGCTCATGTTCAGCCCGGCGACCTTCCGCGAGTTCCTCAAGCCGTGGTTCGCCGCGGTGATCGCGGAATGCCACAAGCACGGCCTGCACTTCTGGCTCCATTCGTGCGGCCAGTTGACCGAGATCATGGATGACTTCTGCGAGATCGGGCTGGACGTGCTTCATCCGATTCAGGCGGGGTGCATGGATCAGCGGGCGGTAGCGCGGCGCTTCGGCGGCAGGATCACGTTCTTCCCGGGAGTGGATGTGCAGTACCTGCTGCCCGGCGGCACGGTCGAGCAGGTGCGGCAGGGGATCAAGGGGATGATTGACACCTTCGACCGGCCGGAGGGCGGCCTGATTCTCGGCGCGGGCAATGCCATCACCTCCGAGACGCCGCTGGAGAACATCGAGGCGTACCTCGACACAATTACGGACTACGGCCGCGAGGTGCGGAGGAGACATCGCGCCGCGTGAGGCTGCGGGCGAACGGGCCGCGACCGCTCCTGAGGAAGCAGTCACCTGTTCCGGCTTGGTCTCGCCGCGGGGATGGAAATCGCCCTGCCCTGACCCGCGAAAGCCCCCCTGCAAGCACAAGTAGCTGTATGCTGACCCTTCTGCGGGAAAGATGCAGCGCAGCGTAGAATAACGCCTCATGCGCCTTCCCCGCGAGACGTTTGAGCAACTCGTCGCCGAGGCAATCGAGGGGCTGCCGGATGAGTTCGCCGATAAACTCGACAACGTCGAGTTCATCATCGAGAATCACCCGAGCCCGGATGATTACGACGAGCGCGGCGTCGAACCCGGCAGCGTACTTCTCGGACTGTACCACGGCGTTCCGCTGACCGAGCGCTCGCCATTCTCACCGACGATGATGCCCGACGAGATCACCATCTTCCAGCGCCCGCTCGAGCAGGTCTGCCGCACGCCGGAGGAGATTATCTACCAGGTGCGCCGCACCGTGCTCCACGAGATCGCCCATCATTTCGGGATCTCGGACGAACGCCTCGAGGAGTTGGGGTACGGATAGGCGCAGACGCCGCGCCGGTGACGGTGCGATCTCCATCGCGACGCGAACATGTCTGCCCGCGCACTAGTTACGCGCGGAGGCGTTGGCGTGGCTGGCGAGCACATTCGGCCGTTGAACCGGCGCATCGCCCCGGCCGGGCGACGGCGCCGCGGCGGCGCACCACGGCGAAAGAGAGGTGGCGGATGACCAGGAAGCAGCGTTTCATGACCGCGCTGCGCGGCGGCGTGCCGGATATGGTTCCGGTCTCGCCGCTCATTCACAATCGCTACGCGCACGCCGTGCTCGGGCGCACCGGATGGGAGGCCATGTTCGAAGTGCACCAGATGATCGGCTCCATCCATCATCGCGGCAACGGCCACATCGGGGTGAAGATTCGTATGCCCGAGGGCTATCGCCATGAGACCACCGACATCGAACGCAGCCCTGACGGCCGCGTGACAACCGAGACCCTGTGGCACACCCCGTACGGCACGCTGCGCTCGCGCGAAACGCGCGGGATGATCCCACACGATCCGATGGTCGGGAAGACCGTTGAGTACTACGTCAAGAGCGAAGAGGACTGGAAAACGTACCGCCGGATCGTCGAGGACCGGCT
Proteins encoded in this region:
- a CDS encoding methylcobamide--CoM methyltransferase yields the protein MVEPLSKEQVRRAVERRNPAAVPLMLHKWWNDETAKKYGDDLKELAARYPDDVLSAPYRAPGDGEMLRKYPEYRWEYRDAPAEDQPRAHDARHVIADWSDLDEFLAKMPRGDLPESIEPTTEFVKNHADRYVLSGPWFLFYERLWTLLGMENTLAAFHERPEEMKRLGEALVEYYKQVARSLARAGVDGWLTSDDLGAQKALMFSPATFREFLKPWFAAVIAECHKHGLHFWLHSCGQLTEIMDDFCEIGLDVLHPIQAGCMDQRAVARRFGGRITFFPGVDVQYLLPGGTVEQVRQGIKGMIDTFDRPEGGLILGAGNAITSETPLENIEAYLDTITDYGREVRRRHRAA
- a CDS encoding metallopeptidase family protein; protein product: MRLPRETFEQLVAEAIEGLPDEFADKLDNVEFIIENHPSPDDYDERGVEPGSVLLGLYHGVPLTERSPFSPTMMPDEITIFQRPLEQVCRTPEEIIYQVRRTVLHEIAHHFGISDERLEELGYG